The proteins below are encoded in one region of Candidatus Saccharimonadales bacterium:
- a CDS encoding ATPase, T2SS/T4P/T4SS family: protein MLSTESQQKIQKLLIMNGLVSESQLNSAKAQAAQQSKPLLQVISEMKLVDDEELTKLSAQASAYPYVNLTSITVPQDTLLLLPKETAQSYMAVPFGEMQGRLAVAMLDPANVQAIDFLSRKIGRNIAAFMASRKSLETVLTQYGVDVSKEVSEAIRGNDLLKEAVAGSEEEKPEGGTKKNAGNIQMLVQDAPITRALNTIMDYAASAKASDIHIEPREKDLRIRYRVDGILQEVMKLPKSIEPALVSRVKILSNLKIDEHRIPQDGQFQIKSGGHTIDLRIAIAPVVYGEQVVIRLLDKDDKLLTLNNLGFRGRAFRLITAGIHRPHGMTLSTGPTGSGKTTTMYAAISAIKDVAINIVTLEDPVEYKIDGINQIQVNPDVGLTFASGLRSILRQDPNVVMVGEIRDKETADLAVQAALTGHVVLSTLHTNSAAGVLPRLLDMNIEPYLIASTINTVIGQRLVRKLCEKCRQQSNTTQVEVDSINRVLGKVLPKEKTHLVEATKDLGYDNLPLAGQTAYTLFRAKGCSECTGGYKGRVGIYEVFNMSEAMERLLLKHATTTEVQTQAQTDGMLTMKQDGYLKALAGITSMEEVVRVAADA, encoded by the coding sequence ATGCTTTCAACTGAAAGCCAGCAGAAGATCCAAAAACTCTTGATTATGAATGGCTTAGTGTCGGAGTCGCAGCTCAACAGTGCCAAAGCTCAAGCGGCCCAACAATCCAAGCCATTGCTTCAAGTTATTAGCGAAATGAAGCTAGTTGATGACGAAGAGCTGACCAAGCTATCGGCTCAAGCTTCGGCCTACCCTTATGTTAATTTGACGAGCATTACAGTGCCACAAGACACCTTGTTACTCTTACCTAAAGAAACGGCTCAAAGTTATATGGCGGTGCCGTTTGGGGAGATGCAGGGCCGTCTAGCTGTAGCGATGCTTGATCCAGCCAACGTCCAAGCTATCGACTTCTTATCGCGCAAAATCGGCCGCAATATTGCTGCATTCATGGCCTCACGTAAAAGCTTGGAGACGGTTTTGACCCAATATGGCGTTGATGTCTCCAAGGAAGTCAGCGAAGCAATTAGGGGTAATGATTTACTAAAAGAGGCTGTGGCTGGGTCCGAAGAGGAAAAACCAGAAGGCGGAACCAAAAAAAATGCTGGTAACATTCAAATGCTGGTCCAAGATGCGCCCATTACCCGGGCACTCAACACCATAATGGACTATGCCGCCAGCGCCAAAGCCTCCGATATTCATATTGAGCCGAGGGAAAAAGACTTGCGCATTCGCTACCGCGTCGACGGCATTTTGCAAGAAGTTATGAAGTTGCCGAAGTCGATCGAACCGGCTTTAGTTTCGCGAGTAAAAATTTTATCCAATTTGAAAATAGATGAACATCGCATTCCTCAAGATGGACAATTTCAGATCAAGTCGGGCGGTCATACCATTGACCTACGTATTGCCATAGCCCCAGTCGTTTACGGCGAACAAGTCGTCATTCGATTGCTGGATAAAGACGATAAATTACTGACATTGAACAATTTAGGTTTTCGGGGCCGGGCCTTTCGGCTGATTACCGCGGGCATCCACAGGCCTCATGGCATGACACTTTCGACCGGACCAACTGGGTCTGGTAAGACCACGACCATGTATGCAGCCATTTCCGCCATCAAAGACGTCGCCATCAACATCGTGACCCTAGAAGACCCGGTTGAATACAAGATCGATGGCATTAATCAGATCCAAGTTAACCCAGATGTGGGGCTAACCTTTGCCTCGGGTTTGCGCTCGATATTGCGGCAAGACCCCAATGTGGTCATGGTCGGGGAGATCCGCGATAAAGAAACGGCTGATCTGGCGGTCCAAGCGGCCCTAACCGGTCACGTCGTGCTCTCAACTTTGCACACCAATTCAGCCGCCGGCGTTCTGCCGAGATTGCTCGATATGAACATCGAACCTTATTTAATTGCCTCAACCATCAACACCGTCATTGGCCAACGCTTGGTTCGTAAGCTCTGCGAAAAGTGCCGCCAGCAGTCCAATACCACTCAAGTCGAAGTCGATTCAATCAATCGAGTCTTGGGCAAAGTCCTGCCCAAAGAAAAAACTCACCTGGTCGAAGCCACCAAAGATTTGGGTTATGATAACTTGCCATTGGCCGGACAAACCGCTTATACTTTGTTCAGAGCCAAAGGCTGTAGTGAGTGCACTGGAGGTTACAAAGGTCGTGTTGGAATTTATGAGGTTTTTAATATGAGCGAAGCCATGGAGCGTTTGCTATTAAAACACGCCACGACGACCGAGGTTCAAACTCAGGCTCAAAC